The Chiloscyllium plagiosum isolate BGI_BamShark_2017 chromosome 19, ASM401019v2, whole genome shotgun sequence genome contains the following window.
NNNNNNNNNNNNNNNNNNNNNNNNNNactcagccacattagggaaatttaaacaatccttagataagcccatggatgattttgggatagtgtagggggacgagctgagaatagttcacaggtcggcgctgtattgtactatgttctatgttattcaAGATTTGTACTCCAAAACTTGCTGCACCCTTGCCGTTTCAGTAAGCTACAGTACTGGTAATTGATGATAATGTCAAGTGAGCAAGCTCACTTAGACTTTACTGGAGCTGTTCTTAAAAACTGATGTGTGACATTTATGTTTTAGATAACGATGCCTCACCTGATGAGCAGTTTCATACTAGACGGCGAAAGCGGCATCGATCTGATAGCATTTCTCTCCATTGGGATGATCTGTCTTTGTGTCTGATAAGCAAATTGCGTCGAGAACATGGAAACAGTGAATCATCAGATTCTCCCAGTCATCTGGTTTGTAAAACATCAAAATTTTGGAATTTGGATTGGTAACTTTAAGATGAAATTTAATGATTGGGTTGTTTTGTATTATCCCCCTGCTGTGAAGTGTAGCTAATAACCTAGGTCGAAATCCTATATTTGAAAACCTCAGGACCAACCGCTTTTCAGATTGGGGATATCCTGATAAGTTCATTTGCGCCCTTTTAGAAAGAAAACTGTGATTGTCCTGACTGGACCTAAAAGTGAAGTTCTTTTCAAAAGGACCCAAAAAGACCTGTAGGCACGCTAAGTTTGGGCCCTTTGGAAAATAAGATTGCTTTTAGGTCTGTTCGGGCCTCCCTTCAAAAAGATCTTTGTCTTTAAGGTTTACGGATATGCAGATAAAGGATTCCTGACCTTTACTATTCTTAATTGGTAGAGTACCTAAAAgtataaagcaaaatattgcagatcttAGAaatgaaatgtgaggtgataaaaTACTGTCAGCATTTGTGAAGGGAACCAGCTAGTTAATGTTCTGATCCTTCTTTGAAATAACACATTTCTTTGAAAAAGTAGGCTGTATTCAAAATGCCAATGACCTTGCTGGGCACTGATCCACACGTTGGTTTTTTTTTTACGGAGTAAGAAGTTTGCTCCCTATACTATTTGAGTTCAGCACATTTCTGCTATTTTTGACAGACAAAAATAGGGTTCAGAgtgcaatcagatcagctataatctaCTTAAGTGGCGCAGCAAGCCTAGGGAACAAATGGTCTATCCCTTCTCTTAATTCATGTGAATGATTGTATGTAAACTCAAAATGAAACTGATTTAATAGCCCATAGCTTTGTTTTAATGTGGTGGTCATTTTAGTGAAAGCATTCACAAGAGTCTtgtgtacttttaacaaaaagaGCAGGACTTtccacttaatgataaggtcctagggagtgttgctgaacagcgagacctttattggttagagcattgagtatagaagttgagaggtcatgttgcagctgtacaaggcattggttaggccacttatggaatattgcatgcaattctggtcttcctatcggaaagatataaaacttgaaagggttcagaaaagatttacaaggatgttgccagctatttgagctatagggagcagttgaataggctgggactgtgttccttggagtgtcagagtcagaggggtgaccttataaaatcatgaggggcatgataggataagtagacaaagtctcttccctggggtaggggagtccagaactaaaggttaAGGGTGGGAgtggatagatataaaagagacctaaggagtaacgttttcatgcagagggtggtgcacgatcggaatgagctgccagatgaagtggtggaggcagatacaattacagcatttaaaaggcaactggatgggtacaagaataagaaatgtttagcgggatatgggccaaatgctggcaaatgggactagattaggttaggataactggtcagcatggacaagttggacagaagggtctgtttccatgttatacctctctgtgactctataatgtaatattttttaaaaataaaaatgtgaacAGTTACAATAGACAAAGATGTTGGTAAGATTTAATTGCAAACACCAGAAAAGGAGTTGCAATATCCTTACAATTCGATACAGTAAGTTTCTCATTATCTGGAATTATCATGCAGCCAGCAATCGATGGACCCTCTTCCTCTCACTCTGGaccatctccctctccctccatcaTCTATATTGTTGATAACTCCCAGTCTGCCTGGAATTTTCTGGCTATTCTTGGGCTCctgtcacttagagtcatagagttgtacagcatggaaacaaacccttcagtccaacctgtccatgccgaccagatatcccaacccaatctagtcccacctgccaggatctggcccatatccctccaaacccctcctattcctgaagaagggcttatgcccgaaacgtcgattctcctgctccttggatgctgcctgacctgctgcgcttttccagcaatacatttttcagctctgatctccagcatctgcagtcctcactttctcctcctattcatatacccatccaaatgcctcttaaatgttacaattgtaccagcctccactacatcctctggcagctcattccatacatgtaccaccctctgcgtgaaaaagttgccccttaggtctctcttctatctttcccctctcaccctaaacctatgccctctagttctggactccccgaccccagggaaaagactttgtctatttatcctatccgtgcccctcataattttgtaacagcctccgacgctccagggaaaacagccccagcctgttcagcctctcactatagctcaaatcctccaaccctggcaacatctttgtaaatcgtttctgaaccctgtcaagtttcacaacatctttccaataggaaggagaccagatttgcaggcaatattccaagagtggccaaccaatgtcctgtacacccgcaatgtgatctcccaactcctgtactcgatactcagaccaataaaggaaagcataccaaacgccgccttcagtTTTTTTATTATAAAGCACTATACTACTCAGTCCATTTTTTCACTTCGAGTTGCAGATAGACAAACTGgtctgcagatttctcagcacCAAGTTCACAGAGCAACTCTGCAAATGAAACTAAAGCataaaaaaaatactttaaatatatacattttcccaaatttaaaaaaaaagatatagtTGAAGGTCAATGAGACCAAATTCCATTGATCAAAAAGTAGAATAGTATATTTTGGATTAGCGTTCAGTGTTATGCAAGACATATCTATTATCAACAGCAAGAAtcctttgtgaattttatatacatttttaaatagttatgtttACCTTTGCTCCTATAGGTTCTAACTTGGCTGCTTTTCTGTTGCAGGATATTCATATTGGTACAGAAGGTGAAGACTCCAGTGATAAGTTTAGTGTTGAGTTTGAAGTTGAATCAGTTCACTCTGAAGATTATAGCGATTTCAGTGAGGATTCACAAGACCAAAGTGACAAAGAGGCAAGCTTCAAAGAAATTCTTTCATTTTCAAGAGACATTTGAAATCAAAGATACTAAGCGTAGCTGTTTTGCAGATTTATGAAGTTGCCATTTTTGAAGCTGCTGACAGTGATGAAAGCACCTTTGTTGAAGAAATTGATCCAGAAATATCTGAAGCCGTAAGTTAGTGGTTCTTTTGGGAATTTGGAGTAGCTGGCATATTTGTATTGCGGTGGTGTTATCCCTATGTTGATCACTCTCTTCCTGTTCTTATGTCCACCAGTCATTAACTTTCCACTTCTCCACAGTACCCAtaattttttttggagcagcagCACATTGATTTAAAGGATTACTGATCTGACTCTTGTAACAGCTGTCCACTTCTGTCATTGAACAGAAGCTAAAGGTTTTCTCTCAAAACTGAATACTCTTTTTGGTATGGAGCCAACAGGGTAGGCACATCAGTGGTAGAGTGCATAACTTGTTCTTCAGTCTATTCTAAGCATGTAGCAGTACATCAGtgatctttatttttgtttccttccttaTGAACTTCACTAAAGTTGAGATAACCAACCAAATAACAAAGGTTAGCTTATATTTTTAGGGCCATCTTCAATTTGCTGCATCATCTTTGTGATAAAAAGGTAATGGGTGATATTATTTAGTGAGGTTTTTCATCATTTCAACAATAGCTTTACAGCAATAACGTTCAATTGCAGGATTATTGGAAATGTTCCAAATGTGAAGAGCTGAATCCTCCATTGCCACGACATTGTCATCGATGCTGGTCTGTCTGTCAAGATTGGCTTCCTGATAAACCTAAACTTCAGTTTGACAAGATGCAGGATGAAGGTATTGACGTTCCTGATTGCAAGAAGCCACCACTTGAGTCAAAGAAATCAAACTGTTCGGATTTAATCAGTGAGGCATCTCAATGCTCAGAGTCACAAGAAACTGAGTGCTCGGAACCTTCTACTTC
Protein-coding sequences here:
- the mdm2 gene encoding E3 ubiquitin-protein ligase Mdm2 isoform X2, with product MATNGSANCLGTSQDDQDQDCQVKPKPLLLKLLHFAGARSETFTIKEVMHYLGQYIMAKQLYDERQQHIVHCSDDLLSHLFGVQSFSIKEPRTLYAMLSKNLISVGHEDSINDLNLGEITNQLGGEDCLMTVIPNDGNACTSCNVSCSPATGRRSNCSDSDNDASPDEQFHTRRRKRHRSDSISLHWDDLSLCLISKLRREHGNSESSDSPSHLDIHIGTEGEDSSDKFSVEFEVESVHSEDYSDFSEDSQDQSDKEIYEVAIFEAADSDESTFVEEIDPEISEADYWKCSKCEELNPPLPRHCHRCWSVCQDWLPDKPKLQFDKMQDEGIDVPDCKKPPLESKKSNCSDLISEASQCSESQETECSEPSTSGSFNCCSQEFEKESTGKGEKGG